The genomic region GTCTTTATGAAATAAACCCCGTATAGATTCTCTCTCAAGAAAACCGGGAAAAACGCCCATAACCCCAGCGCTTCAATTGCTTTTAGCGACGCCTCCGGAAGTATCTTTTTAAGACTCTCCGTCTTCCCCAGATGGGCAAACTTCTTCAGATGATTCTGAATCTCCGGCGTCAGCTTGAAAGATACCGCCATCCGGTCAACTCTAATTAGCCCGTGCAGGTAGTTTACCTCCAAACGACCTTTGTAGTACCTCAGAAATAATATCCGCTCGCATCCAAGAAATTTCTTCAAAATATTGGATACCCGGCTGGCAATATCCTGCACCGCTCCTTCTCTAATATTATTCGCAATGGCAGCGACCAGTTCGTCCACTGCCTCCTCTTTCAGCGGAACGGTCCGGCGGTCCCGAAGCTTACGAATTATTATCAGGGAAGCAAGGACCACCACCAGGGCCGCCAGGATAATAATTAAGACTTTCTCTGCCATAAAGTTGAGATAATCCACTCTTCCTCTTTTAAGGTACCCAATTAAAATTTTGTGTCAATTAAAATATCAGCCCTGGTGACGTCGCTGTCGGGCGAAGCGGAAGCGGGCACGACGGGAAACAAGGTGATTTTTCCGGAGGATTTTGAATATGCCCCACCAGCCGATTTTCAAACCGGGGTGCGCTTCTTCTAATACCATCTTAAGTTCACCGATGGTATAGAACGGATCTTGCCGAATTGCCCCGAGAATCAGCTCTTCGGTTTCCTCGAGGTAAGACCCCGACGCCGCCTGGCGGGTTGCCGCCGTGGTATTTCCCCCGTCTCGGGATGTAAAACCGGGCAGTTCCTCAATGGTCGTGCCGGCGAGGCGGGCTATCGGCTCTTTTTTTTTTAGCGGGTCGGACCCCGCGGAGCTGCCGAAAGATGATTTGGCGCTGCCGAGATTCTCGTAACTGGTCAATATGTTATCGAATTCCAGGAGTTCATAAATCTCCTTTACATTCGGCACCATATTGGCAAGTTTTATATCACCCCGGTTCTCCCGGACTTCTTTGATACGGGAGATGAAGATACCCCACCCGGCCGACGAAATATAATCGACTCCGGCAAGGTCAAGAACGATATTGAATCGCTCCCGCTTCAGCAGACGCTCCAAAACCTCTTCCAGCTGCGAGGCGGTAAGGGTGTCGATTACTCCGTCCACGCGGACGACCGACACGGTATCTTCCCGCCCCCCCTCGGAGACTGAGATTTTGATATTCTCCATAGCCACAATTATAATCGATTGAGCCTTAAAATGGCACTAAAAAATTAATGAGAGAGGATGGCAGAAAATACGATGGAATTAAGTCAATTGTGCTTTTCTATTTCGACGCGCAATTCACTTTCCGTTTTGACCGGCGGGCAGCATTTCAGGGCGATAAAAGTTATATCGTCATTTTGAACCGCCATTCCGGCATGGCGGTCAATATCCTCTAAAACCAGGGCGGTTACTTCTTTGGGACTGACCGATGAATTTAACGCAATGCGCTCCCGAAACAGATTCAACAGCCGCTCCATACCATATTTTTCGCCGGTGCGGCTCATCGATTCGGTGATGCCGTCGGTATAGATGAAGACAATGTCGCCTTCCTGAAGCTCAAGCGTCTGCTCCCGCAACTTAAGCCCAAAGTCTTCGGGACGGTCCAGCGGCAAACCCAGCGGCACCCCGGAGGGATTTATCAATTCGACCCTTTTTTCGCTGCTCTTGAAGTAAAGCAGCGGATTATGCCCGGCGGAAACAAAATTTAGAGTCCTATTTTCGCTGTTGAAGACACCGAGACAGATAGTGATAAATATGCCCGGGGGAATATCATCAAGAATAAAGTTGTTCACCGCTTCAAGGATATCGTGGGGTGTCTCTTTCCCTTTCGCCTGGGTCTTAATCACGGTTCGCAGCACCGACATAACCAGTGACGCCGGTATCCCTTTTCCGGAAACATCGGCCACCAGAAGGCAATACCGCTTCTGGTCTATCGGAAAGACGTCATAAAGGTCCCCGCCGATTCTTGACGCCGCCCGGTAGAAGGCATCCAGCTGCAACCCCGGGACTTCCGGCAGCTTGCCGGGAAGGAGCATTTTCTGAATCTGCCCGGCGACTTCTATTTCCTTGGCAACCCTCTCCCGCTCGATAATGTTCTCGCGATCGCGACGCAACCGGCTCATCATTTCATTCAACGCCTTGGATATCTCGAAATATTCTTCGACGCCTTCCAGCGGAAGCTCCGTCTCAATATCTCCTGAGCTGAATTTGCGAACCCTTTCGGTAATGCGCACGATAGGGCTAACAAAATAATTAGACAGCAGGTAGATTCCGCCGATGCCGATAGCCAGCCCTATCAGCGTCAGAAAAATTATTTTTTGCCGCTCGGCATCGATTTCAGCCAGATACTGCTCGCCGGTGTAAACCATCTGGATGCCCCCGATTTTCCTCTCCCCGCTTTTGACCTCCCTGTAAAGATAGTACAGCTCTCTATCACCGTTGCCGAATTTCTGCGGCACACCTACGGCCGTTGGGTCGATATTTTCCGGCGGTTCATATTTCTTGTGAAGATTCCTGATATCCCGCGTATCGGCAAGTATATAGTCCGAAGAGTCTACGATTACCAGCCAGATTAACTCAGGGTTGGCTTCAATATAGCTTATCGCCAATTCATCAAATTCAACATCGGACCGCCGGTTCAGAACGAAACCGGCTGCCTGCGCCGCCATCGTTTTTGACAGCGCCGTGACCGTGTCGTGCAGATGTTCCCTGATTCCTTTGACGCTCCGCTCGTTGATAAGAATATATGCCCCGGCGATGATGGTCAACATTATGACAAAGGTATAAACCGAGAATTTCACCCGCAGCGTAAACATCCGTCCCATGAAAAGCCGCGCTTTCTCCGGCTGGCGCGATATCAGCCTGGTCATGCGCAGCTCGTTGAACCCTGGCGCCGAGATATACTCCACCGAATCCATTATCTTGCTTATCATGTAGAATCCAAGCCCCCCCTTGCGCCCCGACTCTACCAGTTTCTTCAGATCCAATTTGGTATCGGATTGCGGCTGAAAGGGGCGCCCCGTGTCCATCAAGGAAAATACAATCCGCCTCTGATAGATGACTATCCGTATCCGCACAAACCCCTTTTCGTACAGATAGGCGTGGCGAATGATATTAGTCACCCCTTCTTCGATGGCAAGGGTGACGGCCGCGGCATCCTTGCGCGTCATTCCGGCGTTAATGCAGGTCTCGCGTATGAGATTTTGAATCGATGGCAGAAACTGCTCTTCCGCCTGATATTCGGCGTTAATCTCTTTTATCGGCTTGTTGAACATCGATAAAATAATAAACCTTCAAAGCGCCGCCTTCAATATAAAACAGGGGTGCCGCGAGGATTAGTTTATTCCTTGCCCTGCATCCGTAAACGGGCCTGTTCAATATTGTTTATGGTATTCTTGTTGCCCGGGTAATATTTGAGCACTTCCTGCCAGAGCAGTATCGCCTTTTCATAATCGGCGTTCCGGAAATGCTCCAACGCCTCCAGATATATCTTCCAAACACGGTCATCTTTCTGCAAATCTTCAAGCTCGGTCGCCTCTTTCATCTCGGTCAAAATTCGATTCAGATAATCCTGGGCGACCAGGTTATTGGGGTCTGATTTCAGCACTTCCTCAAACCTGGCTTTGGCGTCAGACAGATTCCCCAAAGCATAGAGCTCGGCGCCTTTGCTTATCAGCTGGGCATTATTCAATATGGTTCCGTCACGGGCAATCAGCTGCTTTACCGCCACATTCCCCGGTGAAAGTTCCATCACCCGGTTATAATATGTTACGGCGTCGGCATACCGCCCTTCCCGTTCCGCTCTGGCGGCGTTGTCCATCATCCGTCGAATCTCGGAGTCACGCGCTTCAAAAACATGGTTACGCAGCTCAATAAATCTCTGATTATCAGGCGAAATCCCCAGCCCGATATTAATGATGTCAAGCGCCGCCGCATACGACCCTTTCTTATAGAAAGTCTCCGCCTGAGAGTGGTAACTGTCCAGTATCGGCTGGGTCATTTCCCTCTGCACCAGTTCTTTTTGAGCCCGCTCGGAAATCATCCGACGCATATCGTCGATATGGTCAATCCGGTTGCGCACATCCCGGTCATTCTCGTTGTACGCCAGCGAACGCTGGTAATAGACATAAGCCGAGTCAATGGCGTTGCTTCTGTAATACTTGTCCGCCAGCTCTTTGTAGAACTGAAACTGCCGACGGCGGTCATCCAGAATCAATGTACTGCCGCGGGCGCTCTCCAGCTCTTTCTGCCGCTGGATTTTTTCCGATACCGACATCCCCACCTTAAAGGAAAGCCCCAACCGATGTGAATCATCCAGGCCATCAAGAAATTTATAGCCATAATCCAGCCGCAATCTCTGATACTGAAAGCCCAATCCGAAGGTGAAATTGTCCCGGTCATATCCGGCGCGAAGCGACAGGGTTCGGCGGTAAACCGTTTCCACCCCCATTCTGATTTTGAGACTTCTCTCTTCCGGCTTTTCCAGTGAGATACCGAGATTATGATACAAATCTCGTCCCAGCGGATACTCCTTAACCCCTATACCGAGGATGACCGTAGTGGGCGTAACTTCCGATTCTTCGCCTATCCGGAGTTTGGGCGAAATAATATCCTGAAAAGTAATGCCGGCGTTCAAGTATCGATAGAGATTCCGGTAGAACGAAATATCCAAACCGGCGCCATAAGAGGAGCTGTTATCCATAGTTTGATTGACGATTTTAAGCGCCGAGCCGACCGCAAATCCCCCCTCCAAGCGGCGTCCGTAACCGAACAACATTTGCCAGGTGAAATAGGAGAATTCCCCCATCTCGCGCCAGTCGCGTCGCTTCAAAATATCCCCCGTTCCCAGGCGCATGAAGGAGACTCCAAATCCGCCGAATCGCTCGTGCGGATACACATAAGAGATTACATCGTATATGCTCCCCTCAAACAGACTGAGATGCATCAGATTGAATTCCTGCTGGTCAAGAAGGGTCAAGGCGGCCTGATTCCAGAAAATCGCCGAAGCATCATCCCCCAGTCCCACAAATCCACCCCCCATGCCTAACGCCCGCGCGCCGGAGCCGATAGAAAACTGCGACTCTCGCCCGGCATCCCCGGCGACCAGTGACACTACCGGCGCCAGCACAAGCGCCGTCAGAACTATTGCCAGATGGCAGCTACGTTTCATTTGAGCACCGCCATCTTTAATTTGTGGCTCTGACCGGAATTACCTTCCCGGAAAACTACTAAATATACTCCGTTGAGCACTATTTTACCTTCATCATTTCGCCCGTCCCAAGTGACATAATTGGCGCCCTGACGTCCCCCTTCCTCGCCGGCGGCGAATACCTTTTCATATACCTCTTCACCGCTGAGGGTGTAAACGGTCATTGTCACGGTTTCGTCAACCGCCAGGCTGTAGGCGATTTCGGCGTTTTCCCGATGAGGATTGAAGGGATTGTTTCGCGCCATGAGCGATTGTCCCAATGATGGGGGGGTGATTATGAAATTGCCGCTCAGGCGAAAATTGCTGTCGAATTCGCCGCGAACCGGCACCGGTTGATTAATCCGGGGACCGGAGGCAAAGACGGCGCTGATATCCCGATTCTCCAGCCTCAATCCAAACCCGCCAATCTCTATCCGGTCTTTGAGACGCGCCTGAAATCGCAGTAGCCTTTCTTCCTGTGACTGCATCAGGAAATCCTGAAAACGAAACTGAATATACCCGCCGTCGGTTTCGCCAAAAGCCACAGCGGCGCCATTCGATAGAAAGGCGGTACTCTCCGGTATTAATATGACGCCCGGCTCCAGCAGATTGTCCTGACTGTCGGTCAGCATCAACTCAATCGCCAGAAGCCCCACCACATTGAGAGGATTGTCGGTATTATTCCTTAGCTTGAGTTCAAATAGAATCGGCGACGACCCTTCAATGACCAGCGGTCCCTGCAGCAGATGTCCTGAGACCACCAACTCGGCATCGCCCGGTTCAACTCTGATGGGAATTTCCGCGGAACCGACCTTCACTTTCGCCGGCAAACCGGTATTCCGGTCAATCGGAATCGAGGTCAAATTCAATTCCAGTTCGGCGCTGACGGAAAAAGAAGGCGCTATCAGATTAAAATTGGCAATGCCGCCGATTTCCACCGTTTGCGATGAAGGGTCGGGGATGCCGAAATCAACACCGCCGGTCGAGAGTGTTATTTCTCCCGGCAGAGCGCCGGCTTCACCCAGGTTCCGAAGTCGCGCCGCCACGACAAAATTTTCACCATATTCGACATACCCTTCATATACGCCGCTTAAAGTATAGACCAGTTCGATTTCTGCCGGCGACTGTATCGAGACAGCGGCGGTATTATCATCCGATGGTACCGTGGTGGCGAATGGAGAACGGACCGCCGTGCGGTAGATTTTTATCGGGACTGAAAGCGATTCCGCCATCAGAGGAAGAGATATCTCTAAATCCTGCGTTGGACTCAGATTATTGCCGACGCTGGTCGCCAGGGTATCCAGCCCGTCTTCAGAGACTATCCATAGAGTAACATTTGATATGGGAGCGTCGGAGAGATTGCGCACGGTTGTCTTAATCCGGAATTCCTGCCCGTAATTGACAAATGGCGGATTGACCGTCTCCAGTTTGGTCGAGACAATCTTTATTTCTGGAAGCCCGGTCACGAAAATATTTTCGCCGTTGAAGGCAATCGTATCTGTGCGTGACGTGTACAGCTCTGTCCCTCGTGTAACAAGGCGCGGAATTAACTGCTGGTCCAGAAGCTCCAGCGAAATGTATATTTCACCGGTCGTTATCTTGTTGCGTCCAGGATGAAGCACAATCGGATTTCCCTGAAGACGCCCCTCCAGGATTCGGTCATATCCAATAAGCTGAAAAATGGAGCGGGCTGAATCCAATATCAGGTCAGCCGCGCCATCCAGTTCGATGCTGAATTCAAAACGACGCGTTTCCCCGGCCGGAATCACCCGCGGTAGCAGACTGAATCTGTTGTACGAGAGCGTTCCCCGGGGAAGAACATATAACGAATCAAAGTCAGAAATTCTCTGACGAAGGACAATCCCTTCCGTTGAGCGCAGTATTATTTCCGCGGAGAGTTTCTTATAGCCGACAGTAAGCCCGGTTTCAATCTCAGGAATCTGAAAATAAGCGCCGGACAGAGTCAGGATGCGACCGTCTGAGGAAACCGTAATCGTTTGACCGGAATCGGCGATCGCCACCTCGGTACTGTCGCTTCTTCTGATAAAATAAAGGGCGCTTACGCTATACTGAAAAGGGTCAATGGGGCGATTCAGTTCCATCTCCAGGGAAAAAGGAGGCGTAACAGAGGGGGCAATTACCGAATCGAGCGTCAGCGAGTGGGGGCGATATTGAATCAGAAGCGAATCAAGCAGATAGAGTCGATGGGTCAATTGCTGGCGGGCATAATAATCGGTTCCGTTCAGAGTATAGCGGGCGATAACCCCCAGTTGCAGGGTATCTTCGCTGTTCGGTTTCAATAAGGTCGTCTGTTTCTGCAACCGCACTCTTATATCAGACCCGGGAGGCGGCGGCTTGAGTATCAGAAGCGAATCACTGCATAGATTACCGCAGGAAACAAAATGTGAGGTCACGATTGCCGGGGACTGCGGAGCCAGGTCGCCGTCATTGATTATGGAAAGATTCAGGTCAAGATGCTGCCCGGCGAAGATGGTGTCCGACGGCAACGTTCGAAAAGCAAGGTGCAGCCCATTGTAATACAGGTCAACAATGTTACTGGTAATGCCGCCCGATGAACCATAAATGTGAATAACTCCCGCCGGTCCGTCATATATGATCTCATTTAGCGCTGAGGTCGCGACCCCCGCTATTATATCACTTCTATCATCGAGAATTCCATTCTGAAGCGAACCGTGGTCGCTATGGAATATAACCGGATTTGCGGACGCATCATAATCAGTCTTCAGATTGCCGAAACGGTCAATCATGGTCAGCGATGCTTCCCCCAGAATCGGATTGCCCAGGAACTGGGTGGCGGGAATGGTTAGTTCCATCTGTCCCAGCTCCCCGGGGAGAACCAAAACTTCGAGCTCTCTGACAGCCGTGTCAACAGCCGCTCGCAGGAGACTGATGCCGGCCTTGTAAAGATACTGCCCGGCGACACCGTCACCGTCGATGATATAAATATCATTTAAAATCGGAGAGAACCCGGAGGGGGACACGCCGTTATCCCGGAGAGTAACCGTTGCTATCCCCGATGCCGGATTGCCGAAGCGGTCCATAGCATCCGTAACATGCAGGTCCAGTCGCTCCCCGGCAGCCACCGGCGATGAACCGTACAGAACAAATGAGGATATCCTTCCGGGAAGAACCGTTATCGGACCACTGGCGCCCGTGAAACTGCCATCGGTGCAAGTAATGGTCTGGATGCCGGCCGTTTTAAGAATGAAATTATCTCCTGCAAACAGGCGCTGGCCGCTGTCGGCAGGGGTAAACTGGTAGCGGCTGAATTCATTATAATGGAATTCCCCGTTCTCATCGGAGGAGAAAAAATAGACCGAGCCATCGAAATCGAAAACTTGATTGCCAAACAGGTCGACAGCCCGCACCAGCACCGGAGAGTCAAAAACCTCACCGGCTCTCGCACTCGGCGGATAGGAAAGGATTTCGAAATTTGCTACCGTCCCCGGGATGACCGTTATGAGACCTGATGTCGCTGTCAGGTTGTCCAGGCTTGCCCGGATTTGCCCCTGCCCCAGTCCGGTGGCAATGAAATATCCTGAGGAAACGTTTCCAATCGGGTCGGAATCATCTGTGAGACTCCATTCAATCGGGGCATTGCTAATCAGGTTACCGAAGCGGTCAATTGCGGCCGCGGTGAAATAAAAAGTTTCGCCGGCGCGAACTGTTACAGCCGTGTCGGGTGAAATGGTCAAAGCGAAGGGGACATCCGCCAAAATAGCGAATCTTTCCGAAAGGGTCGGACCAAACTCCACACGATACCATTTGTTGAAAATCAGTCCGGCAATCTGATATTCCCCGGCCGTCACCGGATTCTTGATTGTCTGGAACGTAAAGGTCACTTCCGTTCCAGCCGGCGGTGACATCCCCCATCGGAAGAATATTATGATAACATTATTCTGAACATAGACTTTTCTAATCTCTAAATCAGGACCGCTGTAATTGTCGGAATAGTCAATATCGCTTATCTGATTTAAGCCAAACGACGGCGGGAAACTGAAAGAAACTCCTCCCAGTTTAGGAATACCGCCTGACGGCAACGTAATCTTTATCTGGTACTGCTCGCGGCGGTCAACGACACCCGTCTCCGGAAGCACCACCAATCGCGGTAAGGGCGGCGTTTCCGAGAGCGCCATCTCCCCCACAAAATCGCCGTCGGAATTCCAAAAGAGAATCTCCTGAAGGGTGTCAGGAATTGAGTATTCTATCTCCGCGGCAGTAAGCGCCGGAGCAGATAGAATTATGGCTGTGAGCAGAAATAGGGTAATAATTCTCATAACTTGGCAATTCAACCGTATCACCGATTCCAGCAAACATTATGCCTTAACCTGTCAATCATTGGAACGGCGGACAAAATACCAAAACGTTCAAGTTGAAGACTCAGAAATCTCTATAACTTACGGAATGATAAAGAATTAAATTGGACAATTATCGATTTTCGGCTGAGTTTCGCTCAATCTAACCGACCTGCATCAGGCGACCATGAAGTCCTACTGATTTGCTATGAACATTCCTGCACCCTATGTGAAAAGAGTTGCAAGGTCGATTACGATAGCGTTTTAAGCCGATTCTCTGCCGAAAGCACGGTGTTAGAAAGTAGCATTGCTATTGTCATTGGTCCGACACCACCCGGAACCGGAGTAATGTATGACGTTTTTTTGCGGCACTTCTCAAAATCGACGTCGCCTATTAACCTGTACCCTTTAGATGAACCGGTATCATCCACTCTATTGATGCCGACATCTATCACCACCGCTCCATCTTTGACCATTTCGGATTTGATAAAGGCCGGGCTTCCCATCGCCGCTATTAGGATATCGGCGCGACGGCAGATTTCGGCTATATTTTTTGTCCCACTATGACAGACAGTAACGGTGGCATTGGCGCCTTTCTGTTTCTGAATCAGCATCGCCAT from Candidatus Zixiibacteriota bacterium harbors:
- a CDS encoding PorV/PorQ family protein, with protein sequence MKRSCHLAIVLTALVLAPVVSLVAGDAGRESQFSIGSGARALGMGGGFVGLGDDASAIFWNQAALTLLDQQEFNLMHLSLFEGSIYDVISYVYPHERFGGFGVSFMRLGTGDILKRRDWREMGEFSYFTWQMLFGYGRRLEGGFAVGSALKIVNQTMDNSSSYGAGLDISFYRNLYRYLNAGITFQDIISPKLRIGEESEVTPTTVILGIGVKEYPLGRDLYHNLGISLEKPEERSLKIRMGVETVYRRTLSLRAGYDRDNFTFGLGFQYQRLRLDYGYKFLDGLDDSHRLGLSFKVGMSVSEKIQRQKELESARGSTLILDDRRRQFQFYKELADKYYRSNAIDSAYVYYQRSLAYNENDRDVRNRIDHIDDMRRMISERAQKELVQREMTQPILDSYHSQAETFYKKGSYAAALDIINIGLGISPDNQRFIELRNHVFEARDSEIRRMMDNAARAEREGRYADAVTYYNRVMELSPGNVAVKQLIARDGTILNNAQLISKGAELYALGNLSDAKARFEEVLKSDPNNLVAQDYLNRILTEMKEATELEDLQKDDRVWKIYLEALEHFRNADYEKAILLWQEVLKYYPGNKNTINNIEQARLRMQGKE
- a CDS encoding STAS domain-containing protein produces the protein MENIKISVSEGGREDTVSVVRVDGVIDTLTASQLEEVLERLLKRERFNIVLDLAGVDYISSAGWGIFISRIKEVRENRGDIKLANMVPNVKEIYELLEFDNILTSYENLGSAKSSFGSSAGSDPLKKKEPIARLAGTTIEELPGFTSRDGGNTTAATRQAASGSYLEETEELILGAIRQDPFYTIGELKMVLEEAHPGLKIGWWGIFKILRKNHLVSRRARFRFARQRRHQG
- a CDS encoding SpoIIE family protein phosphatase encodes the protein MFNKPIKEINAEYQAEEQFLPSIQNLIRETCINAGMTRKDAAAVTLAIEEGVTNIIRHAYLYEKGFVRIRIVIYQRRIVFSLMDTGRPFQPQSDTKLDLKKLVESGRKGGLGFYMISKIMDSVEYISAPGFNELRMTRLISRQPEKARLFMGRMFTLRVKFSVYTFVIMLTIIAGAYILINERSVKGIREHLHDTVTALSKTMAAQAAGFVLNRRSDVEFDELAISYIEANPELIWLVIVDSSDYILADTRDIRNLHKKYEPPENIDPTAVGVPQKFGNGDRELYYLYREVKSGERKIGGIQMVYTGEQYLAEIDAERQKIIFLTLIGLAIGIGGIYLLSNYFVSPIVRITERVRKFSSGDIETELPLEGVEEYFEISKALNEMMSRLRRDRENIIERERVAKEIEVAGQIQKMLLPGKLPEVPGLQLDAFYRAASRIGGDLYDVFPIDQKRYCLLVADVSGKGIPASLVMSVLRTVIKTQAKGKETPHDILEAVNNFILDDIPPGIFITICLGVFNSENRTLNFVSAGHNPLLYFKSSEKRVELINPSGVPLGLPLDRPEDFGLKLREQTLELQEGDIVFIYTDGITESMSRTGEKYGMERLLNLFRERIALNSSVSPKEVTALVLEDIDRHAGMAVQNDDITFIALKCCPPVKTESELRVEIEKHN